One genomic segment of Impatiens glandulifera chromosome 6, dImpGla2.1, whole genome shotgun sequence includes these proteins:
- the LOC124943494 gene encoding receptor-like protein kinase FERONIA yields the protein MRLPPSPFPNNIISTFFPFLLFLLQSITVHSSSPVQYDPQHAIAVNCGFLHNSTAVDGRQWVGETDSASILSFHGPGSKPVIPLSVDRSYSLDPTPYMTARASRSTFTYTFHIGSGFKFIRLHFNPVSYSGFQRSTAFFTVKSGPYTLLNNFNAFLAIDSLGLKSIVKEFTLYVPDDDDGPLSITFSPSRTIPSDETFAFVNGIEVVPMPLGLYYTMEGDAGAYVVGQTCGFHIGKDIAMELAYRLNVGDMKLSSVHDTNMFREWTDDLNHIIGSSVFPVTSANRIKYTKTSKDGAPHRVYQSSWSMNRNLQVGEEVSFTWKLPVDLGFRYLIRLHFCELDYEVKSGQKEFSILINNQMVEHKGDLIRWGVGIGVAIYKDYLVTVRGDRMMGKTDLLVALYPNNYDQSTEFVDAVIKGIEIFKLRNPDDNLAGRNPVISHPHASTKHRLRMRTSINDIATLIIVFVILINVIVHQFCELKERSWSVNISPSLIDEALCRRFSFAEISFATNNFDKKLEIGRGGFGKVYKGVNNGIEKTVAIKRLGSESVQGEKEFISEIKTLSKLRHKNLVSLVGYCNFGVEMIIVYDYMEHGTFADHLHKNKRNGGNNGDVTPLTWAERLDICLGAARGLDYLHTNSEQDVIHRDVKSENILLDLHWVAKVADFGICKVGTTSHTSTHFSTDVKGTIGYLDPEYFSTRRLTKKSDVYAFGVVLWEALCGRPVVDTRMEGEQRSLVLWVKRCFKEGMVDQLIVILV from the coding sequence ATGAGGTTACCTCCATCACCTTTCCCGAATAACATCATCTCCACCTTCTTTCcattccttctttttcttctccaaTCGATAACTGTCCACAGCTCGTCACCTGTTCAGTACGATCCTCAACATGCTATCGCCGTGAACTGCGGTTTCCTCCACAACTCCACAGCAGTTGACGGCAGACAGTGGGTTGGAGAAACAGATTCTGCTTCCATCCTTTCTTTTCATGGACCTGGAAGTAAACCAGTGATCCCTTTATCCGTTGACCGATCATATTCTCTCGATCCTACTCCCTATATGACAGCTCGAGCTTCTCGGTCAACGTTCACTTACACTTTCCATATCGGCTCCGGCTTCAAGTTCATCCGCCTTCATTTCAATCCAGTTTCATACTCTGGTTTCCAAAGGTCAACCGCCTTCTTCACTGTAAAATCAGGACCGTATACACTCCTCAACAACTTTAATGCGTTCCTAGCCATCGATTCTCTCGGTCTGAAATCCATTGTAAAAGAATTCACCCTTTATGTCCCTGACGATGATGATGGACCCTTATCAATTACTTTCTCTCCCTCAAGAACAATCCCTTCGGATGAGACATTTGCATTTGTAAATGGAATTGAAGTTGTTCCCATGCCGCTTGGACTTTACTACACCATGGAGGGAGATGCAGGGGCATATGTTGTAGGGCAGACTTGTGGATTTCACATTGGCAAAGACATTGCAATGGAGTTGGCGTATCGGTTAAATGTTGGTGACATGAAGCTATCGTCTGTTCATGACACAAATATGTTTAGGGAGTGGACTGACGATTTAAACCATATTATAGGATCAAGTGTTTTTCCTGTCACTTCTGCAAATAGGATCAAGTATacaaaaacatcaaaagatGGTGCACCACACAGAGTTTACCAGTCCTCTTGGTCAATGAACCGAAATTTGCAAGTTGGAGAAGAAGTTAGTTTTACATGGAAATTGCCTGTAGATTTGGGATTCAGGTATCTAATCAGATTGCATTTTTGTGAGCTTGATTATGAGGTGAAGAGTGGGCAAAAAGAGTTCAGTATTCTCATAAACAATCAAATGGTTGAGCATAAAGGAGACTTGATCCGATGGGGTGTTGGGATTGGGGTTGCAATCTATAAGGATTATTTGGTAACAGTAAGAGGAGACAGAATGATGGGTAAGACAGATCTACTGGTAGCTTTGTACCCAAACAATTACGACCAATCAACTGAATTTGTTGATGCAGTTATTAAGGGGATTGAGATTTTTAAACTAAGAAACCCGGATGACAATCTTGCTGGAAGGAATCCGGTGATCTCTCATCCTCATGCTTCAACAAAGCACAGACTTAGAATGCGGACAAGTATAAATGACATTGCAACTCTTATTATAGTTTTTGTCATTCTTATAAATGTCATTGTTCACCAATTTTGTGAATTGAAAGAAAGGAGTTGGAGTGTAAACATTTCGCCATCTCTAATTGACGAGGCGTTGTGTCGTAGATTTTCATTTGCTGAGATCTCGTTCGCAACCAACAACTTTGACAAAAAATTAGAGATTGGACGAGGGGGTTTTGGTAAGGTCTACAAAGGTGTTAATAATGGTATAGAGAAAACAGTAGCAATTAAGAGGTTAGGTTCTGAATCTGTGCAAGGAGAGAAAGAATTCATCTCAGAAATTAAGACACTTTCCAAGCTTAGACACAAAAACCTCGTTTCTTTGGTAGGATACTGCAATTTTGGCGTTGAAATGATAATTGTTTACGATTACATGGAACATGGCACTTTTGCGGACCATCTCCACAAGAATAAACGTAATGGTGGTAACAATGGAGATGTAACTCCTCTAACTTGGGCGGAAAGGCTCGATATCTGTTTGGGTGCTGCTCGCGGGTTAGATTACTTGCACACCAATAGTGAGCAAGATGTCATTCATCGAGATGTCAAGAGCGAAAACATTTTGCTAGATCTGCACTGGGTGGCCAAAGTTGCTGATTTTGGCATATGCAAAGTGGGAACTACCAGCCATACTAGCACCCATTTCAGCACTGATGTGAAGGGAACTATTGGTTACCTAGATCCTGAGTATTTTTCAACACGCAGGCTAACCAAGAAATCCGATGTGTATGCGTTCGGTGTTGTGTTGTGGGAAGCATTGTGTGGGAGGCCAGTCGTTGACACTAGAATGGAAGGGGAACAACGCAGCCTTGTTTTGTGGGTTAAACGTTGTTTCAAGGAAGGAATGGTTGACCAGTTAATTGTGATTCTAGTTTGA
- the LOC124943495 gene encoding uncharacterized protein CG45076-like: MSSEREKPHSPVPETSNGQNRSETPPLADPVINETEERTGTPLDEQLETEQPRTSEPGITEERVKILIQEFADSTVHPLETKVKKALRRTLMLAENTRDNLVKAEDRITKVEVDYRDDTILRNEHLQQTKALEDKTSGIKEDLDRLERETEQGFTEVEEDLGWRVTDLENKNASLEDRNDKLEADLKALTEQVNELIKAKVNADIAVEEANARAAKEVQDALDEEARIAKEPPRLSEEEITAREQHLAANNPALARSIAAQAVEDAGRLNNERQRLEEFTTTHKKKKAASSSSVPAKRKRKTSKKAQVVGLLERITETVIDTEPNPDPPQSEDEEEEHLARRSTRQRILQEVPISTVGQPQAEGSSSRPDQPKKKIPTKDMMDGFRFSDSE, translated from the exons ATGTCGAGCGAG CGAGAAAAACCGCACTCTCCAGTTCCTGAGACCAGTAACGGTCAGAACCGAAGTGAAACGCCTCCTCTGGCGGATCCGGTGATAAATGAAACCGAAGAAAGGACGGGGACTCCTCTCGACGAGCAACTTGAAACTGAACAACCTAGGACCTCCGAACCGGGCATCacagaagaaagggtcaagATCCTTATCCAAGAGTTTGCAGACTCAACGGTTCACCCATTGGAGACGAAAGTCAAGAAAGCCTTGCGCCGAACACTCATGCTCGCCGAAAACACAAGGGACAATCTAGTAAAGGCAGAGGACCGGATCACAAAAGTCGAAGTCGACTACCGGGATGACACCATTTTGCGCAACGAACATCTTCAACAAACCAAGGCCTTGGAAGATAAGACCTCAGGGATAAAGGAAGACTTGGATCGACTTGAACGGGAAACCGAACAAGGATTCACAGAGGTAGAAGAGGACCTAGGATGGAGGGTCACCGATCTAGAAAACAAGAATGCAAGCCTGGAAGACCGCAACgacaagcttgaagccgatcttAAGGCGCTAACCGAACAGGTCAATGAGCTGATAAAAGCCAAGGTCAATGCTGACATAGCAGTTGAGGAGGCAAacgcccgagcggctaaggaagtccaggatgcgctggacgaagaaGCAAGAATAGCAAAGGAGCCACCGCGACTTTCTGAGGAAGAAATAACCGCGCGCGAACAACACCTAGCGGCTAATAACCCGGCACTTGCAAGGTCCATAGCCGCTCAAGCTGTGGAAGATGCAGGGCGGTTAAATAATGAAAGACAAAGACTTGAGGAATTTACGACCActcacaagaagaaaaaggcagcttcctcctcttcggttccagCAAAACGAAAACGGAAAACATCAAAGAAGGCTCAGGTAGTCGGACTGCTGGAAAGAATTACCGAAACGGTTATTGACACCGAACCGAATCCAGACCCACCGCAATCcgaggatgaagaagaagagcatcTGGCAAGGCGCTCTACAAGACAGCGAATTCTACAAGAGGTTCCAATCAGCACGGTTGGTCAACCGCAAGCTGAAGGTTCATCCTCAAGACCGGATCAACCGAAAAAGAAAATACCGACCAAGGATATGATGGACGGCTTCAGATTCTCcgactcagaatag
- the LOC124943497 gene encoding uncharacterized protein LOC124943497, with amino-acid sequence MSNKGLLIKKEGVDENQHNNKDEQVRPQEEIRVEEHFIAEEEGVDENQHNEEDRSEEEEIRENGEHGNDSETAKVDELSEYIDESDPVNDSGRFMVGMHFERKKSIKVAITDYACDYRSQRFVLEEIQGNNDKEFADLWRYTAELKKNNDTSTFILQTTKDESTGVNKFKRFYSCFEALKRGWLAGCRPIISFDRCFLKSKSKGELLTTIGRDANEHMFPIAWAVVEGENLSSWESFLKLLIEDLQLGEGSNLTIMSDMQKGLIKAVENLLHNAEHRFCCRNWYRNRARAGYMGGDLKILF; translated from the exons ATGTCGAATAAGGGGTTATTGATAAAGA aagaaggtgTTGATGAGAATCAACATAATAATAAGGATGAACAGGTTCGACCTCAAGAAGAGATTCGTGTAGAGGAACATTTTATTGCTGAAGAAGAGGGTGTTGATGAGAATCAACATAATGAAGAGGATCgatctgaagaagaagagattcgTGAAAATGGTGAACATGGAAATGATAGTGAAACGGCTAAAGTTGATGAGTTATCCGAATATATTGATGAGAGCGATCCTG TTAATGATTCTGGAAGATTTATGGTTGGAATgcattttgaaagaaaaaaatccaTTAAAGTTGCAATTACAGACTATGCTTGCGATTATCGC AGCCAAAGGTTTGTATTGGAAGAAATTCAAGGTAACAATGATAAAGAGTTTGCTGATTTGTGGAGGTATACTGCTGAGTTGAAAAAGAATAATGACACAAGTACATTTATCCTCCAAACCACCAAAGACGAATCAACTGGAGTGAATAAATTCAAACGATTCTACTCGTGTTTTGAGGCTTTAAAACGTGGATGGTTGGCCGGATGTAGACCCATTATCAGTTTTGATAGGTGTTTCTTGAAAAGTAAGAGCAAGGGAGAATTACTAACGACAATTGGTAGAGATGCCAATGAGCACATGTTCCCAATTGCATGGGCTGTTGTTGAAGGAGAAAACTTATCAAGTTGGGAGTCGTTTCTTAAACTCCTAATTGAGGATCTTCAATTAGGAGAAGGGTCCAACTTGACAATTATGTCTGACATGCAAAAG GGACTGATTAAAGCTGTTGAAAATTTGTTACATAATGCTGAACATAGATTTTGTTGTCGAAATTGGTACAGAAACAGGGCCAGAGCTGGATACATGGGAGGGGACTTGAAGATTTTGTTCTGA
- the LOC124943979 gene encoding non-specific lipid transfer protein GPI-anchored 5-like gives MAFPRTEMSFAIALLAMFCIGGAMAQTSSACTSVLISLSPCLNYLSGNSSTPSSSCCSQLANVVRSQPQCLCEALNGGGSSGLNIDRTRAVALPTSCNVQTPPLSRCNAGSPSKSPTGAPETPSDSGSKTIPTTDSGSSDASSSKIATSMIFFALFIAYSTISLV, from the exons ATGGCCTTTCCGAGAACTGAGATGAGTTTCGCCATAGCCTTGTTGGCCATGTTCTGCATAGGAGGAGCCATGGCTCAAACATCTTCAGCTTGCACTTCTGTGTTGATCAGCTTATCTCCATGCCTCAACTACCTTTCCGGTAACTCTTCCACTCCATCTTCTAGCTGCTGCTCTCAGCTCGCAAATGTTGTTCGATCACAACCACAATGCCTCTGTGAGGCCCTCAATGGCGGTGGCTCTTCTGGCCTTAACATTGATCGGACTCGAGCTGTTGCTCTCCCTACTTCTTGCAATGTTCAAACTCCACCCCTCAGCCGCTGCAATG CTGGATCACCGTCCAAATCTCCAACAGGAGCTCCAGAAACTCCCTCAG ATTCTGGGTCCAAGACTATACCAACAACTGATAGTGGCTCATCAGATGCTAGTTCTTCCAAGATCGCAACGTCCATGATCTTCTTCGCCCTGTTTATTGCATATTCTACCATATCGCTCGTTTGA
- the LOC124943978 gene encoding uncharacterized N-acetyltransferase p20-like: MDESSSMPDEMEVDQEFSDITLRLLDISDVDDFMTWITDDRLKHFWSGNNFQTRIDALDYIRKVIIPHYWYRSICLNNRPIGAVTITEKDSSSAELGYVIASKYWGKGIVTHVLKLVTSTIFLELSQLERLEAMVEVENKASQRVLEKVGFQREGVLRKYLLFKGERRDMVMFSLLSTDLIPQYS; encoded by the coding sequence ATGGATGAATCATCTTCCATGCCAGATGAAATGGAAGTAGATCAAGAATTCTCAGACATAACTCTCCGGCTTCTAGACATCTCAGACGTAGATGACTTCATGACATGGATAACAGATGATCGGCTAAAACATTTCTGGTCTGGCAATAACTTTCAAACGAGGATTGATGCTTTGGATTACATAAGAAAAGTTATCATCCCCCATTACTGGTACAGGTCCATATGCTTAAACAACCGCCCTATCGGAGCAGTTACAATAACCGAGAAGGATAGTTCGAGTGCTGAGCTTGGATACGTTATAGCTTCTAAGTATTGGGGAAAGGGAATTGTCACACATGTGCTGAAACTGGTAACTTCGACCATATTTTTGGAGTTATCTCAGTTGGAGAGACTCGAGGCAATGGTAGAGGTCGAAAACAAGGCATCCCAGAGGGTACTGGAGAAGGTTGGTTTTCAAAGGGAAGGAGTTTTGAGAAAGTATTTGTTATTCAAAGGTGAAAGAAGAGATATGGTTATGTTTAGTCTTCTTTCTACTGATCTTATCCCTCAATATTCATGA
- the LOC124943498 gene encoding uncharacterized protein LOC124943498, with product MRHFNADTGPSVFLVPSKIVKSHQFLKPEEKQSKKKASGSTSGRKKRQARKKTAPVKEKSGSKADKQPTGSANPLSDTLNTENSASSSSRTASHHTGEDRTGKGKEPVVEEQSARTDNVETGLTEQTETGDEHIRQTGEDLVNQIMKEIHKQAPATSDVYFQWALNRQEIFYTNMLPEHPADRKFEKLVEMEAEVINLTKAQSELTEELGRLEAEPEHQEASHFSRSPPEDDGGPNPGETEHVFPEQEHTINNTDLRTGTPPTDQRVSLQTEDSVQVVTEDRVKDLIEEFVNAAIRPWQKKIKETATKSIEMIESTNKELQTAVERITSVEDKYGMTDLLYSDNTNRTKALEAVTKKLEANLALTSQKVGMIELNQLTTDQRLKKIDGDLAQSGVQAGSTLERVAMLEEKHAKTEADLKAVTEQLAEMIAVKLEADKALEEANELAAQQIQDDLEEQVRLQKETALANANLAGHFQTLENIAPTVEIQQNEDAARLIGQQSAYNEFAEAHKRSKAVASPSGPVTRKKRILPRGRQSQRY from the exons ATGCGTCATTTCAACGCTGACACCGGCCCTAGTGTTTTCCTCGTCCCCAGCAAAATCGTAAAATCGCATCAATTTCTCAAACCGGAGGAGAAGCAAAGCAAAAAGAAGGCATCCGGTTCTACAAGCGGCCGAAAGAAGAGACAAGCTAGAAAGAAAACAGctccggtcaaagaaaaatccggaagcaaggcAGATAAGCAACCGaccggatcggctaatccgCTGTCCGACACTCTTAACACAGAAAATTCGGCATCTAGCTCTAGCCGAACCGCCTCACACCACACCGGGGAGGATCGGACTGGCAAAGGGAAAGAGCCGGTGGTCGAGGAACAATCGGCAAGAACTGATAATGTCGAAACCGGTCTGACTGAGCAAACGGAAACCGGGGATGAACACATCCGGCAAACGGGCGAGGACCTCGTCAACCAAATCATGAAAGAAATTCACAAGCAGGCTCCCGCGACAAGCGACGTCTACTTTCAATGGGCCCTGAACCGGCAGGAAATTTTCTACACTAACATGCTACCGGAACATCCTGCTGACCGGAAATTTGAAAAGCTGGTTGAGATGGAAGCGGAAGTCATCAACCTCACAAAGGCCCAGAGC GAACTGACCGAGGAGTTGGGACGGTTGGAAGCGGAACCCGAGCACCAAGAGGCGTCACACTTCTCCAGATCGCCACCTGAGGATGATGGCGGTCCGAATCCAGGTGAAACCGAGCATGTCTTCCCTGAACAAGAACACACAATCAACAACACCGATCTCAGGACGGGTACACCGCCCACCGATCAGCGTGTCTCTCTTCAAACCGAGGATTCAGTACAAGTGGTAACAGAAGATAGAGTAAAGGATCtcatcgaggaatttgtcaatgccGCCATTCGCCCGTGGCAAAAGAAGATCAAAGAAACCGCGACTAAATCCATCGAGATGATCGAGTCTACAAATAAAGAGCTACAAACCGCGGTCGAACGGATCACGTCCGTTGAGGACAAATACGGCATGACCGACCTTCTGTACAGTGACAATACTAACAGAACTAAGGCATTGGAGGCAGTAACTAAGAAGTTGGAAGCCAACCTCGCTCTTACCAGCCAAAAGGTCGGTATGATAGAACTTAACCAATTAACAACCGATCAAAGGCTGAAAAAGATTGATGGGGATCTGGCTCAATCCGGTGTCCAGGCCGGTTCTACACTTGAGAGAGTGGCAATGCTTGAGGAAAAGCATGCCAAGACCGAGGCCGATCTAAAAGCTGTCACCGAACAGCTAGCGGAGATGATAGCGGTAAAGCTGGAAGCCGATAAGGCACTTGAGGAAGCAAATGAGCTCGCGGCTCAACAGATTCAGGATGACCTAGAAGAGCAGGTCCGGCTTCAAAAGGAAACGGCACTGGCAAATGCGAACCTGGCCGGACACTTTCAAACATTAGAAAACATCGCACCGACCGTGGAGATCCAACAAAATGAAGATGCGGCTCGACTAATCGGCCAACAGTCAGCATACAATGAGTTCGCCGAGGCTCATAAGAGGTCCAAAGCGGTTGCTTCCCCATCCGGTCCGGttacaagaaaaaaaagaattctTCCAAGAGGGCGGCAATCTCAACGTTATTAG